The following coding sequences lie in one Alloacidobacterium dinghuense genomic window:
- a CDS encoding c-type cytochrome: protein MRHPVVPVMLAMVFALVTTATGQEEPSGGQNTAQHQSMTPEQRAASTRALLGLGPEPDKAAAARGAPLYQKNCAFCHGPQARGATGPSLITSDEVLNDDHGERLTPFLQKGRPESGMPAFATLPLDQLRDISEFLHLQVEEVANRGTYHVLNIVVGNAPKGQAYVAARCMSCHTGDTFAHIGSKFRSAEQLQHEWIWPTRAGSSTRAATATVKTLDGATITGRATQISDFRITLVDSAGQTRVVNLEPGAEVQIKDPLAAHQEMIMTLTNDDMHNVTAYLATLK from the coding sequence ATGCGCCATCCGGTTGTCCCGGTAATGCTCGCCATGGTCTTTGCTCTCGTGACAACCGCAACGGGGCAGGAAGAGCCGAGCGGCGGTCAGAATACAGCGCAGCACCAGAGCATGACGCCAGAACAACGGGCCGCCAGCACACGCGCTCTTTTGGGCCTTGGTCCAGAGCCAGATAAAGCGGCCGCTGCACGCGGAGCGCCGCTTTACCAGAAGAACTGTGCGTTTTGCCACGGTCCACAGGCACGCGGCGCCACGGGCCCCAGCCTGATCACCTCGGACGAAGTGCTCAACGACGACCATGGGGAGCGATTGACCCCATTCCTGCAGAAGGGACGCCCGGAAAGCGGGATGCCGGCCTTTGCCACGTTGCCGCTCGATCAGCTGAGGGACATTTCTGAGTTTCTGCATTTGCAGGTTGAGGAGGTCGCGAATCGCGGGACGTATCATGTGCTGAACATTGTGGTTGGAAATGCTCCGAAAGGTCAGGCGTATGTGGCGGCTCGCTGCATGTCGTGCCATACAGGGGATACATTTGCGCATATTGGCAGTAAGTTCCGCTCTGCCGAGCAGCTGCAGCATGAGTGGATCTGGCCGACGCGTGCTGGAAGCAGTACGCGGGCAGCCACAGCAACTGTGAAGACGCTGGATGGCGCTACCATAACCGGGCGGGCTACACAGATAAGCGATTTTCGCATCACGCTGGTAGACAGCGCGGGGCAAACGCGTGTCGTCAATCTGGAACCTGGAGCTGAGGTGCAGATCAAGGATCCGCTTGCAGCGCATCAGGAAATGATTATGACGCTGACAAACGATGATATGCACAACGTCACGGCTTACCTAGCGACGCTGAAATG
- a CDS encoding anti-sigma factor family protein, with translation MHCDQDGAMLVQYLDGELSADQASALQQHIGECPRCAAEVSELIGLKHSLRAARSRFTPTIEFRRKIERQIAKPRHNWWRTRFVSALATAAVFLVIAAVLWMQRSRHTDSLGEVADLHVEALASANPVDVVSTDRHTVKPWFQSKIPFSFNIPELTGTEFSLLGGRLVYLHQQPGAQLIFNLRKHEISVLIFQKTTEISNALPAGSRTEKRNSFTVATEDSQQLRFVIIGDADANEMQKLAQLIKIANE, from the coding sequence ATGCACTGTGATCAGGATGGCGCAATGCTCGTGCAGTATCTGGACGGCGAACTTTCGGCGGATCAGGCAAGCGCTCTTCAGCAACACATTGGCGAATGCCCTCGCTGCGCCGCAGAGGTTTCGGAGTTGATAGGTCTCAAGCACAGCCTGCGGGCTGCGCGATCCCGCTTTACTCCCACAATTGAGTTCCGGCGAAAGATAGAACGACAGATCGCAAAACCGCGGCACAACTGGTGGAGGACGCGCTTCGTATCAGCACTAGCGACAGCAGCCGTCTTTCTTGTGATCGCCGCCGTCCTTTGGATGCAGCGTTCTCGTCACACGGACTCACTCGGTGAGGTGGCCGACCTGCACGTCGAGGCCCTCGCGAGTGCAAACCCTGTTGATGTGGTTTCAACCGACCGCCATACAGTCAAGCCCTGGTTTCAAAGTAAGATTCCTTTCAGCTTCAACATTCCCGAGCTGACTGGCACTGAGTTTAGTCTCCTCGGGGGAAGACTCGTCTATCTTCATCAACAACCCGGAGCACAGCTGATCTTCAATCTACGCAAGCACGAGATATCCGTGCTGATCTTTCAGAAGACAACAGAGATTTCAAATGCGCTGCCCGCCGGAAGCCGGACCGAAAAACGCAACTCCTTCACAGTGGCAACCGAAGATTCGCAGCAATTGCGGTTCGTAATCATCGGTGATGCGGACGCGAACGAGATGCAGAAGTTGGCTCAGTTGATCAAGATTGCGAACGAATAG
- a CDS encoding zinc-dependent alcohol dehydrogenase — protein MRALVYTAVRVVEMQERERPQPLPGESVIAIEAAGICGSDMSGFLGHSRRRVPPLVLGHELVGRLNDGRRVVANPLVSCRRCSACLSGALNLCSSWRLLGMDQIPGCFAEFVSVPMDQLYEIPEAMPTVRAVLVEPLANIVHLFRLASPQPFFRLGIVGAGTMGALALLTANRIGVREVLIQDVNDARLAAMRDMGATLAVNVATAEGRDEARRFAGAGFDLVLDASGSSPARQAAFDLCRPGGQVVLLGMAEERSEIDFVASIRKEHRVTMSFAYTPLDFERSLTLLKAGEIDLTSWTRVLPLEEGQQAFNTITQSPGGTLKMVLQVS, from the coding sequence ATGCGCGCCCTTGTGTACACCGCGGTAAGAGTAGTAGAGATGCAGGAGCGCGAGCGACCGCAGCCTCTCCCGGGTGAGTCTGTGATTGCGATAGAAGCAGCAGGTATCTGTGGCTCTGACATGTCAGGTTTTCTGGGGCACAGCCGCCGCCGCGTTCCTCCTCTGGTGCTGGGCCATGAACTCGTTGGCAGGCTCAACGATGGCCGGAGAGTTGTGGCAAACCCTCTTGTAAGCTGCCGGAGATGCAGCGCCTGCCTGAGCGGTGCACTGAATCTCTGTTCTTCCTGGAGGCTCCTTGGGATGGATCAGATACCGGGATGTTTTGCTGAGTTCGTATCCGTTCCAATGGATCAGCTTTACGAGATTCCTGAAGCGATGCCTACCGTTCGCGCAGTGCTGGTCGAGCCTCTGGCGAATATCGTCCATTTGTTCCGGCTCGCATCTCCGCAGCCGTTCTTCCGTCTGGGAATCGTGGGTGCGGGAACAATGGGCGCGCTTGCGTTGCTCACTGCAAATCGAATCGGCGTGCGCGAGGTGCTTATCCAGGACGTCAATGATGCGCGATTGGCCGCGATGCGCGACATGGGTGCAACCTTGGCTGTGAATGTAGCGACCGCCGAGGGCCGTGATGAAGCTCGCCGTTTTGCTGGAGCAGGTTTCGATCTCGTCCTCGATGCGAGCGGCTCCTCACCTGCCCGGCAAGCGGCATTCGACCTTTGCCGTCCCGGTGGACAGGTTGTTCTCCTGGGAATGGCGGAGGAAAGGAGTGAGATTGATTTTGTTGCCAGCATTCGCAAAGAGCATCGGGTGACAATGTCGTTCGCGTATACTCCGCTGGATTTCGAGCGCTCCCTCACTCTGTTGAAAGCCGGCGAGATCGATCTGACTTCGTGGACCAGAGTGTTGCCACTTGAAGAGGGCCAGCAGGCTTTCAACACGATCACGCAGTCTCCGGGGGGAACTCTCAAGATGGTGTTGCAGGTCTCATAG
- a CDS encoding c-type cytochrome, with protein MMRHRLVQTSTAQLQRSAARFSGWMHSAFMVSFSGGVLILAALIAFPRISRADGDSDRGKQLFEKRCTGCHSLDQDKEGPGFEEFMEGRQVKFPASSIPPRYNRRL; from the coding sequence ATGATGAGACACAGGCTAGTACAGACATCGACGGCGCAACTACAGCGATCCGCCGCCCGTTTTTCCGGTTGGATGCACTCAGCGTTCATGGTCAGCTTCAGCGGAGGCGTCCTGATATTGGCAGCGCTGATCGCTTTTCCCCGCATCAGCCGCGCGGACGGTGATTCCGATCGCGGCAAGCAGCTTTTTGAGAAACGTTGCACCGGGTGTCATTCGCTGGACCAGGACAAGGAGGGGCCAGGCTTCGAGGAGTTTATGGAAGGCAGGCAGGTAAAGTTCCCGGCTTCAAGTATTCCGCCGCGTTACAATCGTCGGTTGTAA
- a CDS encoding DUF2306 domain-containing protein: MPAHLDSAENPTILIQKEAFPRVLRVGFWMCVVIAVAVVIRRIVVLLNPPQSPPPQMAGLDQSFASHTALTLAHILPALAFVLLLPFIYFSRFARALWIERLLFALGAIVGITAYAMSTYAIGGWTERSAVYFFNSLFLYSLFRAWQYRRTGALHLKQQWLTRAVAVLLGIATTRPVMGVLFATSTLTHLKPQQFFGIAFWIGFSINTIAIELWLRSRKHPFQFETTAVHS; this comes from the coding sequence ATGCCGGCTCACCTCGATTCCGCAGAGAACCCAACCATCCTGATTCAGAAAGAAGCATTCCCCCGCGTGTTGCGCGTTGGCTTCTGGATGTGCGTCGTGATCGCAGTCGCCGTCGTGATCCGCCGCATTGTCGTGCTTCTGAATCCGCCGCAATCGCCTCCTCCGCAAATGGCTGGCCTCGATCAGTCTTTTGCTTCCCATACTGCGTTGACGCTGGCGCACATTCTGCCGGCACTCGCTTTCGTTCTTCTGTTGCCCTTTATCTACTTCAGCCGTTTTGCGCGCGCTCTTTGGATTGAGCGGCTCCTCTTTGCGCTCGGTGCGATCGTGGGCATCACCGCGTATGCCATGAGCACCTATGCCATCGGTGGATGGACGGAGCGCTCAGCAGTCTACTTCTTCAACAGCCTTTTCCTCTATTCGCTCTTTCGCGCATGGCAATATCGGCGTACCGGCGCTCTCCACCTCAAGCAGCAGTGGCTCACCCGTGCCGTAGCAGTTCTTCTAGGCATAGCAACAACACGCCCGGTGATGGGCGTCCTCTTCGCCACCAGCACTCTCACACATCTCAAGCCACAACAATTTTTCGGTATTGCCTTCTGGATAGGGTTCTCGATCAACACCATTGCGATCGAGCTGTGGTTGCGCTCCAGGAAACACCCATTCCAATTCGAAACGACGGCGGTGCATTCGTAG
- a CDS encoding metallophosphoesterase family protein codes for MKKPDIETPSSYQSSASSDGIDRRGFLKCMAWAGTGVVWSFIGGVPVSRVFGAATHPKKQEDFTFVQISDSHIGFNKPANADVTGTLQAAVDKILAIPSSPDFLIHTGDLTHSSKPSEFDTMDQVLAGAKRQVFYVPGEHDTSVDDGKSYLERYGKGTSGNGWYSFDHKGVHFIGLVNVVQLEGMGKLGQAQLDWLKQDLTQQKNSTPIVLFAHIPLWAVYPDWGWGTSDSAQALSFLKRFGSVTVLNGHIHQVMQKVEGNATFHTAMSTAFPQPAPGAAPSPGPMKVPAEKLRGVLGITEVHFMAQRRQLAVVDASLSDEAAVSSSSELV; via the coding sequence GTGAAAAAGCCCGACATAGAAACTCCTAGTTCTTATCAATCTTCAGCGTCATCCGACGGCATTGATCGCCGCGGTTTTCTCAAGTGCATGGCATGGGCCGGAACCGGAGTCGTATGGAGCTTCATCGGAGGCGTCCCAGTCTCGCGCGTCTTTGGCGCAGCGACGCATCCGAAAAAACAAGAAGACTTCACTTTTGTCCAGATCAGCGACAGTCACATCGGCTTTAACAAGCCTGCAAACGCGGATGTCACCGGCACGCTCCAGGCTGCAGTGGACAAAATCCTTGCAATTCCCAGTTCGCCGGATTTCCTGATCCACACAGGCGACTTGACGCACTCATCCAAGCCAAGCGAATTCGACACGATGGATCAAGTGCTGGCGGGAGCAAAGAGGCAAGTGTTTTACGTTCCCGGCGAACACGATACTTCTGTTGACGATGGAAAGTCTTATCTCGAACGCTATGGCAAAGGCACATCGGGAAACGGATGGTACAGCTTCGATCACAAGGGCGTGCATTTTATCGGTCTGGTGAATGTAGTTCAGTTGGAAGGTATGGGAAAACTCGGTCAGGCGCAGCTCGACTGGCTGAAACAGGACCTGACCCAACAAAAGAACAGCACGCCGATTGTCCTCTTTGCGCATATTCCGCTCTGGGCTGTTTATCCAGACTGGGGATGGGGCACATCGGACAGTGCACAAGCTCTATCTTTCCTCAAAAGATTCGGATCGGTCACCGTGTTGAACGGCCACATTCATCAGGTGATGCAAAAGGTAGAGGGCAACGCGACATTCCACACCGCAATGTCAACCGCTTTTCCCCAACCCGCCCCCGGCGCTGCGCCGTCACCTGGCCCAATGAAGGTGCCTGCAGAAAAGCTGCGCGGCGTGCTCGGAATCACAGAAGTGCACTTCATGGCGCAGCGGCGCCAACTGGCCGTTGTCGACGCATCGCTGTCTGATGAAGCGGCAGTCTCTTCTTCTTCAGAGCTTGTATGA
- a CDS encoding di-heme oxidoredictase family protein: MSRRKVILQGCLLAVVIRLAIGLAGISQESAKDAPAGFNTPSFNGAQSVSNGIAEPPGDSFALDQQVYEANHSVQTGLGPVYNATACVSCHENPNSGGAGQITELRVGHSDENGNFVNPTVVINDGKNTITGEIR, from the coding sequence ATGTCTCGACGTAAGGTCATCCTGCAAGGATGCCTATTGGCAGTGGTTATAAGATTGGCTATTGGCCTTGCTGGAATCAGTCAGGAGTCCGCCAAAGACGCGCCGGCGGGCTTCAATACTCCCAGTTTCAATGGCGCTCAAAGCGTCAGCAACGGAATTGCCGAGCCCCCGGGGGATAGCTTCGCTCTCGACCAGCAAGTCTATGAGGCAAACCATTCCGTGCAGACTGGACTGGGTCCGGTATACAACGCGACCGCGTGCGTCAGTTGCCATGAGAATCCCAACAGTGGCGGCGCAGGCCAGATTACGGAACTCCGTGTTGGCCACAGCGACGAAAACGGCAATTTCGTGAATCCCACGGTTGTCATCAACGATGGCAAGAACACGATTACCGGAGAAATCCGCTGA
- a CDS encoding ABC transporter ATP-binding protein: MSQAALAPELKQPSSDEPVVVFENVTIGFENKPVLNNISFTVKPGETRILLGPAGVGKSVLLKMTDGLFRPDSGRIFVFGEEVSAMPEEQLFALRARIGIVFQEGALFDSLTVRDNVGYRLMEEHRADDEIDQRVLEALRFVELEHTIHKFPSELSGGMRRRVAIARAIITKPDLLLYDSPTGGLDPITSTTIIELVIKQRDVYHTSSLLVTHRLQDAFVLASHHFNLEANKMEPLPEGQSDPQTSFLVLNEGRLVFDGSTHDLVHSDDPFLKEYLT; the protein is encoded by the coding sequence ATGAGCCAGGCCGCCCTTGCCCCCGAACTCAAGCAGCCTTCATCAGACGAGCCTGTCGTCGTCTTTGAGAATGTCACCATCGGCTTCGAAAACAAGCCGGTGCTCAATAACATTTCGTTCACCGTAAAGCCGGGCGAAACGCGTATCCTGCTCGGACCCGCCGGCGTCGGCAAGAGCGTTCTTCTCAAAATGACAGATGGATTGTTTCGCCCGGACTCGGGCCGCATCTTTGTCTTCGGGGAAGAAGTGAGCGCCATGCCCGAAGAGCAGCTCTTCGCCCTGCGCGCCCGCATCGGCATCGTTTTCCAGGAGGGCGCGCTCTTTGATTCGCTCACAGTCCGCGACAACGTCGGCTACCGTCTCATGGAGGAGCACAGAGCCGACGACGAAATCGATCAGCGCGTGCTCGAGGCTCTGCGCTTCGTCGAACTCGAACACACGATCCACAAGTTTCCATCCGAGCTTTCCGGAGGCATGCGTCGCCGCGTCGCCATTGCCCGCGCCATCATCACCAAGCCCGACCTGCTTCTCTACGATTCACCCACCGGCGGCCTCGACCCCATCACATCCACCACCATCATTGAACTCGTCATCAAGCAGCGCGATGTCTACCACACCAGTTCCCTGCTGGTGACGCACCGCCTCCAGGATGCCTTCGTGCTTGCCTCGCACCATTTCAACCTCGAAGCCAACAAGATGGAGCCGCTCCCCGAAGGCCAGTCCGATCCTCAGACCAGCTTTCTCGTTCTCAACGAAGGCAGGCTCGTCTTCGACGGATCAACCCACGACCTCGTTCATTCCGACGACCCATTCCTGAAGGAATATCTAACCTAA
- a CDS encoding TetR/AcrR family transcriptional regulator, producing the protein MARKKEAACKRPYSLGKRLELSDQKRATVLAELRKQLEAKGFTGLTLDRLAQASGVTRQTIYNLFASKTGLLEALFDQIALEGGMERMRNVMMAANPELMLGGFVEIFSSFWSRDRILIRRVHGIAAIDPEFGAVVEARNQRRRFAAIRVIDMLDRQGRRDGADKHMDKEQRVATLHALTSFEFFDALSEGCGGVDQVARLLPRIIKNALSLES; encoded by the coding sequence GTGGCGAGAAAGAAAGAAGCTGCCTGCAAGAGGCCCTATTCTCTGGGCAAACGCCTTGAGCTGTCTGATCAAAAGCGCGCGACGGTACTGGCGGAACTGCGGAAACAGTTGGAAGCGAAAGGTTTTACCGGTCTGACGCTGGACCGGCTTGCACAAGCCAGCGGCGTCACGCGGCAGACGATCTACAACCTGTTTGCCAGCAAGACGGGTTTGCTGGAAGCGCTCTTTGACCAGATTGCTCTCGAAGGCGGCATGGAGCGCATGCGGAATGTGATGATGGCGGCGAATCCGGAATTGATGCTGGGTGGCTTTGTAGAGATATTCAGCAGCTTCTGGAGCAGGGACCGGATCCTGATCCGTCGCGTGCATGGGATTGCGGCTATTGATCCGGAATTCGGAGCGGTTGTAGAAGCACGCAACCAGCGGCGCAGGTTTGCAGCGATTCGAGTGATCGACATGCTGGATCGACAAGGCAGACGCGATGGAGCGGACAAACATATGGATAAGGAGCAGCGCGTCGCCACGCTCCATGCACTGACTTCATTTGAATTCTTTGACGCGCTGAGCGAGGGTTGTGGTGGCGTCGACCAAGTTGCGCGTTTACTCCCCCGGATCATAAAGAATGCTCTCTCGCTGGAAAGCTGA
- a CDS encoding MlaE family ABC transporter permease, producing the protein MAAIATLDRAAKKGVSAVQQYALISGRALGNLFHRPFYGADIITQADIIGVGSIPIVILTGFFTGGVLALQSASTLAQFGAAAVTGQLVALSMIKELGPVLTSLMVSGRNASGMASELGSMMVTEQIDAMRALGTDPLKKLVMPRITATVIMLFFLTIISDAIGILGGAAVSVFLLSQDGSQYFHTAYQSLRYADIVQGLAKPLFFGLIISTIGCYYGMTTRGGTQGVGRSTTQAVVVSSVLIIASDFIISRFMIGIFGR; encoded by the coding sequence ATGGCCGCTATCGCTACGCTTGATCGGGCAGCAAAAAAAGGTGTCAGCGCGGTGCAGCAATATGCGCTGATCTCAGGTCGCGCACTCGGCAATCTCTTTCACCGGCCGTTCTACGGTGCCGACATCATCACACAAGCGGACATCATCGGTGTCGGCTCGATTCCCATTGTCATCCTGACGGGCTTTTTTACTGGAGGTGTGCTGGCGCTGCAATCCGCCTCTACGCTCGCCCAGTTTGGCGCAGCCGCGGTCACAGGACAGCTCGTCGCCCTTTCCATGATCAAGGAGCTCGGCCCGGTGCTCACCAGCCTCATGGTCTCCGGACGCAACGCCTCCGGCATGGCCAGCGAACTCGGCTCAATGATGGTAACCGAACAGATCGACGCGATGCGCGCTCTCGGTACCGATCCGCTCAAGAAGCTGGTGATGCCGCGCATCACCGCTACCGTCATCATGCTCTTCTTCCTCACCATCATCTCTGACGCCATCGGCATCCTCGGCGGAGCCGCTGTCTCCGTCTTCCTGCTCAGTCAGGACGGATCGCAGTACTTCCACACTGCCTATCAGTCGCTTCGCTACGCCGACATCGTCCAGGGATTAGCCAAGCCGCTTTTCTTCGGACTCATCATTTCTACCATCGGTTGCTATTACGGAATGACAACCCGAGGTGGCACACAGGGCGTCGGCCGTTCGACAACGCAGGCCGTTGTCGTCTCCTCTGTTCTGATCATCGCCTCAGACTTCATCATCAGCCGCTTCATGATTGGCATCTTCGGCAGGTGA
- a CDS encoding sigma-70 family RNA polymerase sigma factor — protein MDTEFFEQLALPLFDSLYNLAHWLTGNRAEAEDLVQETYTKALRGFKSFQEGTNIRAWMFRILRNTFLTSRSGLMARNTSWLEDEDTDMDLTIAHTDTPEALLLRQENQQTIVDALESLPAQFREIILLCEVEEFSYREIAEILSLPIGTVMSRLYRAKHALRHALKAPRRAQHAL, from the coding sequence ATGGACACAGAGTTTTTTGAGCAGCTGGCACTACCGTTGTTCGACTCGCTGTATAACCTCGCCCACTGGTTGACAGGCAATCGCGCCGAAGCCGAAGACCTGGTGCAGGAGACATATACGAAGGCACTCCGCGGGTTCAAGTCGTTTCAGGAAGGCACGAATATCCGCGCATGGATGTTCCGTATTCTGCGCAACACGTTCCTGACCTCGCGAAGCGGCCTGATGGCGCGAAATACCTCGTGGCTCGAAGACGAAGACACGGATATGGATCTCACGATCGCACACACGGATACTCCCGAAGCCTTGCTGTTGCGGCAAGAGAATCAGCAAACAATCGTGGACGCATTGGAGAGCTTACCCGCGCAATTTCGTGAGATCATTCTGCTCTGCGAAGTGGAAGAATTTTCCTACCGGGAGATTGCCGAAATACTTTCTTTGCCAATCGGCACGGTAATGTCACGCCTCTACCGGGCCAAACACGCGCTGCGCCATGCACTCAAGGCGCCTCGGAGGGCTCAGCATGCACTGTGA